One genomic region from Ralstonia pickettii DTP0602 encodes:
- a CDS encoding GntR family transcriptional regulator (K00375: K00375; GntR family transcriptional regulator / MocR family aminotransferase): protein MDTIFDFKLDRTAKTSLAEQIRIGIAGAIESGVLAPGARLPSWLDLAAQLGVARGTVKTAYERLADAQLIVASRPGGSRVADHPTRIPSAERSRSIETALQSDLYQHFLPGPAVFQMGVPASDCFPATLFARLRARAVRDEVEAPAVYPDPRGEHELRREIAAHLALSRGIECRPSQIFITAGSSGALGVTLRVLRAEGRTAWVENPGYLPSRRALEISRISTVPIPVDEDGIDVSYGEQHAPEAALALVTPGQQAPLGPTLSLSRRLQLIDWANHADAWIIEDDYLGELQLRRRAAPALASQDQFGRVIHIGSFSKTISPTLRLGFVVAPPALVPQFDEAVACLAPAPGPAVQTATAEFMRDGHFLRHLRKMKRIYACRSNALLDNLAARGLQAYPAGLAVVLRLPDGADDKAVAREAFAYGLAPAPLSAWYGAAATKRSGLLLGVATAIETQQATACGRLHQVIKRYA from the coding sequence ATGGACACCATCTTCGACTTCAAACTGGATCGCACAGCCAAGACTTCGTTGGCTGAACAGATTCGCATCGGGATTGCCGGCGCCATCGAGAGTGGCGTACTGGCGCCGGGCGCCAGGCTGCCGTCGTGGCTCGACCTCGCGGCGCAGCTGGGTGTGGCAAGGGGCACCGTCAAGACGGCGTACGAGCGCCTGGCGGATGCGCAACTGATCGTCGCGTCCCGGCCCGGGGGGAGCAGGGTGGCCGACCATCCCACCAGGATTCCGTCAGCGGAGCGGTCAAGGTCAATCGAGACGGCTCTGCAGTCGGACCTGTACCAGCATTTTCTTCCCGGGCCGGCGGTCTTCCAGATGGGGGTGCCTGCTTCCGATTGCTTTCCCGCAACCCTGTTCGCGCGCCTGCGCGCGCGTGCTGTGCGCGATGAAGTCGAAGCCCCTGCCGTCTATCCGGACCCACGCGGCGAGCACGAACTCAGGCGAGAGATTGCCGCGCATCTGGCGCTCTCGCGAGGCATCGAATGTCGCCCGTCGCAGATATTTATTACAGCAGGTTCTTCCGGAGCACTTGGCGTTACGTTGCGGGTTTTGCGTGCGGAAGGGCGAACCGCGTGGGTTGAAAATCCGGGGTACCTGCCGAGCCGCAGGGCACTCGAGATCTCCCGGATTTCCACGGTCCCGATTCCCGTTGATGAAGACGGGATCGATGTTTCGTATGGGGAGCAGCATGCGCCGGAAGCCGCCCTGGCGCTCGTGACACCAGGCCAGCAAGCGCCACTGGGTCCGACTTTATCGCTCTCGCGCAGACTCCAGCTCATCGATTGGGCGAACCATGCGGACGCATGGATCATCGAGGACGACTACCTCGGTGAACTGCAACTGAGGCGCCGCGCCGCCCCAGCCCTGGCCTCACAGGATCAGTTCGGACGGGTCATCCATATCGGCTCGTTCAGCAAGACGATCAGCCCGACGCTGCGACTCGGCTTCGTGGTCGCGCCGCCAGCGCTGGTTCCCCAGTTCGATGAGGCCGTGGCCTGCCTTGCCCCCGCTCCCGGGCCCGCGGTGCAGACCGCTACAGCGGAATTCATGCGCGACGGCCATTTCTTGCGGCACCTGCGCAAGATGAAGCGAATCTATGCTTGCCGGAGCAATGCTTTGCTCGACAACCTTGCAGCCCGAGGCCTTCAAGCCTATCCGGCCGGGCTGGCCGTCGTACTTCGACTGCCAGATGGTGCTGACGACAAGGCTGTCGCTCGTGAAGCCTTTGCCTACGGTCTCGCTCCCGCCCCCCTTTCAGCATGGTATGGCGCTGCCGCGACGAAACGGTCGGGTCTTCTTCTCGGCGTCGCCACCGCCATCGAAACGCAGCAAGCGACGGCTTGCGGGCGCCTGCATCAGGTAATCAAGCGGTATGCCTGA
- a CDS encoding ABC transporter substrate-binding protein codes for MRIPHLAALTLALLASGIAGAQSYPAKPITIVIGSSPGSTTDGLARAVGAQITKETGQPVVVDSRPGAFGGIAAQQVARAAPDGYTLFMTTNTTQAANPHLVRSLPYNPIKDFTPIGQLVQGYMLMVVNPNVPAKTVPEFVALAKKEPGKLTYGSGSSSARVATEQFQHMTGTRLTYVPYKANPPAVIDLVAGQTDVMIVDLTTSLPQVKAGKLRALGVSSPQRSALLPNVPTVGEQGISGYEFGYWNALYAPAGTPAPIVNRVYALMRKAMSSEQVKHFVAENGMEVKVSSPEELGKFQVAELERWGKIIKTAGIQPE; via the coding sequence ATGCGTATCCCCCACCTCGCGGCACTCACGCTGGCATTGCTCGCATCCGGCATCGCCGGCGCACAGTCCTATCCGGCCAAGCCCATCACCATCGTGATCGGCTCCAGCCCCGGCAGCACCACCGACGGTCTCGCCCGCGCGGTGGGGGCGCAGATCACCAAGGAGACCGGCCAGCCCGTCGTGGTCGACAGCCGACCCGGCGCGTTCGGCGGGATTGCCGCGCAACAGGTCGCACGCGCGGCGCCGGACGGCTATACGCTGTTCATGACGACTAACACCACGCAGGCCGCCAATCCGCACCTGGTCAGGTCCCTGCCCTACAACCCGATCAAGGATTTCACGCCGATCGGGCAGCTGGTGCAGGGCTATATGCTGATGGTGGTGAATCCCAACGTGCCGGCCAAGACCGTGCCCGAGTTCGTCGCGCTCGCGAAGAAGGAGCCCGGCAAGCTGACCTACGGGTCCGGGTCGTCGTCCGCGCGTGTTGCCACCGAGCAGTTCCAGCACATGACCGGCACCAGGCTGACCTACGTTCCGTACAAGGCCAACCCGCCCGCCGTGATCGACCTCGTCGCAGGCCAGACCGACGTGATGATCGTCGACCTGACCACCAGCCTGCCACAGGTCAAGGCCGGCAAGCTGCGGGCGCTCGGCGTCAGCAGCCCGCAGCGCTCGGCGCTGTTGCCCAATGTGCCGACTGTTGGCGAGCAGGGTATCTCTGGCTACGAGTTTGGCTACTGGAATGCGCTCTACGCGCCTGCCGGCACGCCTGCGCCGATCGTCAACCGGGTGTATGCGCTGATGCGCAAGGCGATGTCCAGCGAACAGGTAAAGCACTTCGTGGCGGAGAACGGGATGGAGGTGAAGGTGTCTTCGCCCGAGGAGTTGGGCAAGTTCCAGGTGGCGGAGCTGGAGCGGTGGGGGAAGATTATCAAGACGGCGGGAATTCAGCCGGAGTAG
- a CDS encoding ferritin — MLYPELFKSLEAVRWHMDKDIPWDTFDASLLTDDQARTIRMNAITEWSALPATEMFLRDNRHDSDFSAFMSIWFFEEQKHSLVLMEYLRRFRPDLVPTEEELHAVRFEFDPAPPLETLMLHFCGEIRLNHWYRRAAEWHTEPVIKHIYRTLSQDEARHGGAYLRYMKKYLAQFGDNARAAFARIGVLMASARRTEKPLHPTNLHVNKALFPNDTVQSRLPDPDWLEHWLDEQIRFDEGWEKKVIERILHNMSLLFERTFETVQDLNRYRKELRSESQMAGMAATA, encoded by the coding sequence ATGCTCTACCCCGAACTGTTCAAATCGTTGGAAGCCGTCCGCTGGCACATGGACAAGGACATCCCCTGGGATACCTTTGACGCCAGCCTGTTGACGGACGACCAGGCCAGGACCATCCGGATGAACGCGATCACGGAATGGTCCGCCCTGCCCGCGACCGAAATGTTCCTGCGCGACAACCGCCACGATTCCGACTTTTCGGCGTTCATGAGCATCTGGTTCTTCGAGGAACAGAAGCACTCGCTGGTGCTGATGGAGTACCTGCGCCGCTTCCGCCCGGACCTGGTGCCGACCGAGGAAGAGCTGCACGCCGTGCGCTTCGAGTTCGACCCGGCCCCGCCGCTGGAAACGCTGATGCTGCATTTCTGCGGCGAGATCCGCCTGAACCACTGGTACCGCCGCGCCGCCGAATGGCACACGGAACCGGTGATCAAGCATATCTACCGCACCCTGTCGCAGGACGAAGCCCGCCACGGCGGCGCCTACCTGCGCTACATGAAGAAGTACCTGGCCCAGTTCGGCGACAACGCGCGCGCCGCCTTCGCCAGGATCGGCGTGCTGATGGCCTCCGCGCGCCGCACCGAGAAGCCGCTGCACCCGACCAACCTGCACGTGAACAAGGCGCTGTTCCCCAACGACACGGTGCAGTCGCGCCTGCCGGACCCGGACTGGCTCGAGCACTGGCTGGACGAGCAAATCCGCTTCGACGAAGGCTGGGAGAAGAAGGTCATCGAACGGATCCTGCACAACATGTCGCTGCTGTTCGAACGCACCTTCGAGACGGTGCAGGACCTGAACCGCTACCGCAAGGAACTCCGGAGCGAATCGCAAATGGCCGGCATGGCGGCCACCGCATAG
- a CDS encoding twin-arginine translocation pathway signal (K01312: PRSS; trypsin [EC:3.4.21.4]) gives METTVMKHSFCSGLVALCMSIATVAVAQPAGDYPNRPVKLIVPSAPGGGADAFGRLLGEQLSKRLRQPFVVDNIAGAAGTIAIGQLAHARPDGYTIALGTMTTTTLAPAVYHQLPYDPVKGLTTLARVGTSPIILVATADLPANNLKEFIELAKRSPKPIQFGTWGQGSTGHFCAEVLAQKAGIKLDHIPFKGGAAVMTAMMGDVIKVGWLDIGSGTTAVKTGKIKPLAMCTRRTSNFPNVATYKEQGVDFDQWTGWAMYAPAGVPRPIVDKIAAALKDTLQDPAVKSKMTDWGITPDYLGGEEQAAVNVREIEVWKRVAREANITLD, from the coding sequence TTGGAGACAACTGTCATGAAGCACTCTTTCTGCAGCGGCCTCGTGGCGCTCTGCATGTCGATCGCCACCGTCGCCGTTGCACAGCCGGCCGGCGACTACCCCAACCGCCCGGTCAAGCTGATCGTGCCCTCAGCCCCTGGCGGTGGCGCGGACGCCTTTGGCCGTTTGCTCGGCGAGCAGCTGAGCAAGCGCCTCAGGCAGCCGTTCGTCGTCGATAACATCGCCGGCGCGGCCGGCACGATTGCGATCGGCCAGCTGGCGCACGCCAGGCCCGATGGCTACACGATCGCGCTGGGCACGATGACGACGACCACGCTGGCGCCGGCGGTCTACCACCAACTGCCTTACGATCCGGTCAAGGGCCTGACGACGCTGGCAAGGGTCGGCACCTCGCCGATCATCCTGGTCGCCACCGCCGACCTGCCGGCCAACAATCTCAAGGAGTTCATCGAACTCGCGAAGCGAAGCCCGAAGCCGATCCAGTTTGGCACCTGGGGCCAGGGCTCGACCGGCCATTTCTGTGCCGAAGTGCTGGCGCAGAAAGCGGGCATTAAGCTCGACCACATTCCGTTCAAGGGCGGTGCTGCGGTCATGACGGCCATGATGGGCGATGTGATCAAGGTTGGCTGGCTCGATATCGGCTCTGGCACAACCGCGGTGAAGACAGGCAAGATCAAGCCGCTGGCGATGTGTACCCGGCGGACCTCCAATTTCCCGAACGTTGCCACGTACAAGGAGCAGGGCGTCGACTTCGACCAATGGACGGGCTGGGCGATGTACGCGCCGGCGGGCGTGCCCAGGCCGATCGTGGACAAGATCGCGGCGGCGCTGAAGGACACGCTGCAGGACCCCGCCGTCAAGTCGAAGATGACCGACTGGGGCATCACGCCCGACTACCTCGGCGGCGAAGAGCAGGCAGCCGTCAACGTCCGGGAGATCGAAGTCTGGAAGCGCGTGGCCAGGGAGGCCAACATCACGCTGGATTGA
- a CDS encoding LysR family transcriptional regulator: protein MTLMNEMNDFDMNLLRVFDALWRHGHLGRAAEELGVSQPAMSHALQRMREQLGDPLFLKVRTGMQPSPRAVELAIVVQSVLSQVRTHLLTAPRFDPAQARRTFTLALSDVGEAAFLPRLLARLMLDAPNIDVRTISARHADLMDRLERGKVDLAIGYFPDLGGSDVFQQRLFRHGFVCLARKQHPVARGRISARQFVELPHAVIQSESRSQELVEEYLRQHGVKRRELLHSPHFLSIPLVIASTDLIVTVPLPVGELFARIADIQVLEPPFPIPAFDLKQHWHRCQHDDPANRWLRAITLELFGEGDSGLPR from the coding sequence ATGACGCTCATGAACGAAATGAATGACTTCGACATGAACCTGCTGCGGGTCTTTGACGCGTTGTGGCGTCATGGACACCTCGGCCGGGCGGCCGAAGAACTGGGCGTAAGCCAGCCGGCCATGTCGCACGCGCTGCAACGCATGCGCGAGCAACTCGGCGATCCGTTATTCCTCAAGGTGCGCACCGGCATGCAGCCGTCGCCCCGGGCGGTGGAGCTGGCGATCGTGGTGCAGAGTGTGCTGTCCCAGGTACGCACGCACCTGCTGACCGCGCCGCGCTTCGATCCGGCGCAGGCGCGCCGGACCTTTACGCTGGCGCTGTCTGACGTCGGCGAGGCGGCGTTCCTGCCGCGTCTGCTCGCGCGACTCATGCTGGATGCACCGAACATCGACGTCCGCACGATTTCCGCGCGGCATGCCGACCTCATGGATCGGCTAGAGCGAGGCAAGGTGGACCTGGCGATTGGCTATTTCCCGGACCTCGGCGGCTCCGACGTATTCCAGCAGCGGTTGTTCCGGCACGGTTTTGTCTGCCTCGCACGCAAGCAGCACCCGGTGGCGCGCGGACGCATCTCGGCGCGGCAATTCGTCGAACTGCCGCATGCGGTGATTCAAAGCGAAAGCCGAAGCCAGGAACTGGTCGAGGAATACCTACGCCAGCACGGCGTCAAGCGGCGCGAGTTGCTGCACTCACCGCACTTCCTGAGCATTCCGCTCGTGATTGCTTCGACCGACCTGATCGTGACCGTGCCACTGCCGGTCGGCGAACTGTTCGCGCGCATCGCCGATATCCAGGTGCTCGAACCCCCGTTCCCGATACCGGCGTTCGATCTCAAGCAGCATTGGCACCGCTGCCAGCACGACGATCCGGCCAACCGCTGGCTGCGCGCGATCACGCTGGAACTGTTCGGCGAGGGCGACAGCGGCCTGCCGCGCTGA
- a CDS encoding hypothetical protein (K00480: E1.14.13.1; salicylate hydroxylase [EC:1.14.13.1]), giving the protein MRNTSQSAPVLVVGGGIGGLAAALAMAREGCHVKVLEQASVIGEIGAGVQFGPNAFAAFDALGVGERTRSHAVYTDHMMMIDAIDGKTIADIPVGEAFRKRFGNPYAVTHRADVHNSLLEGVRETDRIEFVTATRIVEVSQTADSVTAIDEQGNRYHGSALIGADGVKSAVRQQLVGDAPRVSGHVVYRAVIDAAQFPDEMKWNAPVLWVGPNCHVVHYPVRAGEQYNLVVTFHSRQQETWGVSDGSQEEVLSYFQGIDARPHQLLSLPPTWRRWATADREPIGQWSYGRVTLLGDAAHPLLQYLAQGACMAVEDAVTLGAAVRACDGDLPRAFSIYQDVRITRTARVVLSTREFGRLCHAAGVERLVRNSLWKSRSPDRFYDALEWLYGWKAETCLTA; this is encoded by the coding sequence ATGCGTAATACCAGCCAGTCTGCCCCCGTACTCGTTGTCGGCGGCGGAATCGGAGGACTTGCCGCCGCCTTGGCGATGGCGCGCGAGGGCTGTCATGTGAAGGTGCTGGAACAGGCCAGCGTGATCGGGGAGATTGGTGCCGGCGTGCAGTTCGGCCCCAATGCGTTCGCCGCATTCGACGCGCTTGGCGTCGGCGAGCGCACGCGCAGCCATGCGGTCTATACCGACCACATGATGATGATCGATGCCATCGACGGGAAGACCATCGCCGACATTCCGGTCGGCGAGGCGTTTCGCAAGCGCTTCGGCAATCCGTACGCCGTCACGCATCGGGCCGATGTCCACAACTCCCTGCTCGAAGGCGTGCGTGAAACCGACCGGATCGAGTTCGTTACCGCGACGCGCATCGTCGAGGTCAGCCAGACTGCCGACAGCGTCACCGCGATCGACGAGCAGGGCAATCGCTACCACGGCAGCGCGCTGATCGGCGCAGACGGTGTGAAATCCGCGGTCCGCCAGCAACTGGTCGGCGATGCGCCGCGCGTGTCCGGCCATGTGGTCTATCGCGCGGTGATCGACGCCGCGCAGTTTCCGGATGAGATGAAATGGAATGCCCCGGTCCTGTGGGTGGGGCCGAATTGCCACGTCGTGCACTACCCGGTGCGGGCCGGCGAGCAGTACAACCTCGTGGTCACGTTCCACAGCCGCCAACAGGAAACCTGGGGCGTCAGCGACGGCAGCCAGGAGGAGGTGTTGTCCTACTTCCAGGGTATCGATGCCCGGCCACACCAGTTGCTGTCGCTTCCGCCCACGTGGCGCCGCTGGGCCACCGCCGATCGCGAACCGATCGGGCAATGGAGCTACGGCCGCGTGACGCTCCTCGGCGACGCCGCGCACCCGCTGCTGCAGTACCTCGCGCAAGGCGCCTGCATGGCGGTCGAGGACGCGGTAACGCTCGGCGCCGCCGTGCGCGCGTGTGACGGCGATCTGCCGCGCGCCTTCTCGATCTACCAGGATGTGCGCATCACGCGCACCGCGCGCGTCGTGCTATCCACGCGTGAGTTCGGCCGCCTCTGTCACGCGGCCGGCGTGGAACGCCTGGTGCGCAACTCGCTGTGGAAGTCGCGCTCGCCCGACCGCTTCTATGACGCGCTCGAGTGGCTCTACGGCTGGAAGGCCGAGACCTGCCTGACAGCCTGA
- a CDS encoding Crp/Fnr family transcriptional regulator (K10914: crp; CRP/FNR family transcriptional regulator, cyclic AMP receptor protein): MTDLAEASRHPVPELLSPELEAALRAHAMRRQLAKNEVLFTYGSSPQALFCVERGRMRFSVTAANGREAVLSVLEPGQWFGEVSLFMDAPRVYDARAVVDCEVLMLPAQAFHAIVDHRPAFLMEFTRLICRRYRWALEWIDETILQPLPVRLARRLLGAQHAHALSAPADGNAALQLSQEDLGHMLGVSRQSINRQLKEWEGQRILRLDYGRVTLLDQDALRRLA, encoded by the coding sequence ATGACAGACCTCGCCGAAGCCAGCCGCCATCCTGTTCCCGAACTGCTGTCCCCCGAGCTGGAGGCCGCGTTGCGCGCCCATGCCATGCGCCGGCAACTGGCGAAGAACGAAGTGCTGTTCACCTATGGCTCGTCGCCGCAGGCGCTGTTCTGCGTGGAGCGCGGACGCATGCGCTTCAGCGTCACGGCAGCCAACGGCCGCGAGGCGGTGCTCAGCGTGCTGGAGCCCGGGCAATGGTTCGGCGAGGTCTCACTGTTCATGGACGCGCCACGCGTCTATGACGCGCGTGCGGTGGTCGATTGCGAGGTGCTCATGCTGCCCGCGCAGGCGTTCCACGCCATCGTCGACCACCGCCCGGCATTCCTGATGGAATTCACGCGGCTGATCTGCCGGCGCTATCGCTGGGCACTGGAATGGATCGACGAGACGATCCTGCAACCGCTGCCGGTTCGCCTGGCGCGCCGGCTGCTGGGGGCGCAGCATGCGCACGCGTTGTCGGCGCCGGCCGACGGGAACGCTGCGCTGCAGCTGTCCCAGGAGGACCTGGGCCACATGCTGGGCGTCTCGCGGCAGAGCATCAACCGGCAGCTCAAGGAGTGGGAGGGCCAACGGATCCTGCGGCTCGACTATGGACGCGTCACGCTGCTGGACCAGGACGCCTTGAGGCGCCTGGCCTGA
- a CDS encoding 2,4-dihydroxyhept-2-ene-1,7-dioic acid aldolase (K02510: hpaI; 2,4-dihydroxyhept-2-ene-1,7-dioic acid aldolase [EC:4.1.2.-]): MRENRIRTMWAADQAVVNGWLSIPSAFAAETMAHQGWDSLTVDLQHGALDYADALALLTAISTTNTVPVVRVPWNEPGVLMKVLDAGAYGVICPMVNNRADAERLVAATRYPPLGARSFGPIRGLLYGGADYPERANDTVVVLAMIETLQGLDNLDEILSVDGLDGVYIGPSDLSLALGCRPTFDDVDPPVVQAIAHVIARTKAHGRVAGIHNGAPEAALRRIQQGFRFVTVSSDARLMAAGARQVISQMRAGLVPPPETASGY; this comes from the coding sequence ATGCGCGAGAACCGGATTCGAACCATGTGGGCCGCCGACCAGGCGGTCGTGAACGGCTGGCTTTCCATCCCCAGCGCCTTTGCGGCGGAGACGATGGCCCACCAGGGCTGGGATTCCCTGACAGTGGACCTGCAGCACGGCGCGCTGGACTACGCGGATGCGCTGGCGCTGCTAACGGCGATTTCCACCACGAATACCGTGCCGGTGGTGCGCGTGCCGTGGAACGAGCCGGGCGTCCTGATGAAGGTGCTCGATGCCGGCGCGTATGGGGTGATCTGCCCGATGGTCAACAACCGTGCGGACGCCGAACGCCTGGTGGCCGCCACGCGCTATCCGCCGCTGGGCGCGCGCAGCTTCGGGCCGATCCGCGGCCTGCTGTACGGCGGTGCGGACTATCCGGAACGCGCCAACGACACGGTCGTGGTGCTGGCGATGATCGAGACCCTGCAAGGGCTGGACAACCTGGACGAGATCCTCTCGGTCGACGGGCTCGATGGCGTGTATATCGGCCCTTCTGACTTGTCGCTCGCGCTCGGTTGCCGCCCGACCTTCGACGATGTCGACCCGCCGGTGGTGCAGGCCATCGCACACGTGATCGCACGGACCAAGGCGCATGGGCGCGTTGCGGGCATCCACAACGGCGCGCCGGAAGCTGCCTTGCGGCGGATCCAGCAGGGCTTCCGCTTTGTGACGGTGAGTTCCGACGCGCGCTTGATGGCGGCGGGGGCAAGGCAGGTGATATCGCAGATGCGCGCGGGGCTCGTGCCACCGCCGGAGACTGCGTCGGGGTATTGA
- a CDS encoding dihydrofolate reductase translates to MKPDILQLSPILIPAINDKLDARYTVHRLFEQADKDAYLREHGPGIRAVITGGHTGITRAMMEQLPALEVVAVNGVGTDAVDLEYARARGLPVTGTFGALTEDVADLAVGLLLATCRGMCAGDRFIRAGEWLRNPQPSAIPLARRVSGMRVGIVGMGRVGRAIAARLAAFGCPIAYTDLRAMDDVPHIFVPGLVELARQSDALVLAAAADKAEGIVDAAVLDALGKDGYLINIARGRLVKEDDLVAALKAGQIAGAGLDVFVDEPNVPEALFAMDNVTLQAHRASATHQTRAAMGEMVLDSIAQALAGQRPEFSLTT, encoded by the coding sequence ATGAAACCAGACATCCTCCAGCTGAGCCCCATCCTGATCCCCGCCATCAACGACAAGCTGGACGCGCGCTACACCGTGCACCGGCTCTTCGAGCAGGCCGACAAGGACGCTTACCTGCGTGAGCACGGCCCCGGCATCCGCGCCGTCATCACCGGCGGCCACACCGGCATCACGCGCGCGATGATGGAGCAACTCCCTGCCCTGGAGGTAGTGGCAGTCAACGGCGTGGGCACCGACGCGGTCGACCTCGAATACGCCCGCGCCCGCGGGTTGCCGGTGACCGGCACCTTCGGCGCGCTGACCGAGGACGTGGCCGACCTCGCCGTGGGCCTGCTGCTCGCGACCTGCCGCGGCATGTGTGCTGGCGACCGCTTCATCCGCGCCGGCGAGTGGTTGCGCAACCCGCAGCCGAGCGCGATCCCGCTGGCCCGCCGCGTCAGCGGCATGCGCGTGGGCATCGTCGGCATGGGGCGCGTCGGCCGCGCCATTGCTGCGCGCCTGGCGGCATTCGGCTGCCCGATCGCCTACACCGACCTCAGGGCGATGGATGACGTGCCCCACATTTTCGTGCCCGGGCTGGTCGAACTCGCCCGCCAGAGCGATGCCCTGGTGCTGGCCGCCGCCGCGGACAAGGCCGAGGGCATCGTCGATGCCGCGGTACTCGACGCGCTGGGCAAGGACGGCTACCTGATCAATATCGCGCGCGGCCGGCTGGTGAAGGAAGACGACCTGGTCGCGGCGCTCAAGGCCGGCCAGATCGCGGGCGCGGGGCTGGACGTCTTCGTCGACGAGCCCAACGTTCCCGAGGCGCTGTTCGCCATGGACAACGTCACGCTGCAGGCGCACCGCGCCAGCGCCACGCACCAGACCCGCGCCGCAATGGGCGAGATGGTGCTCGACAGCATCGCCCAGGCCCTGGCGGGCCAGCGGCCCGAGTTCAGCCTGACCACCTGA
- a CDS encoding tartronate semialdehyde reductase (NADH-dependent; catalyzed the reversible formation of glycerate from tartronate semialdehyde~K00042: E1.1.1.60, garR; 2-hydroxy-3-oxopropionate reductase [EC:1.1.1.60]), translating to MKLGFIGLGIMGSPMAENLIAGGHEVRLYSRSGAPQALLDKGGVACGSGKEVAEGADVIFLMVPDTPHVEAALFGEGGVAEGLGAGKIVVDMSSISPIATKDFAARIHALGCQYLDAPVSGGEVGARNATLSIMVGGEEATFDKVRPLFALMGKNITLVGDNGAGQTAKVANQIIVALNIEAVAEALLFASKAGADPARVREALLGGFASSKVLEVHGERMIKRTFNPGFRIGLHQKDLNLALSNARELGVSLPNTATCQELFNACASHGGAGWDHSAIVRALELMANHEIGS from the coding sequence GTGAAACTGGGATTTATCGGACTTGGCATCATGGGCAGCCCGATGGCTGAGAACCTCATCGCCGGCGGGCATGAGGTCAGGCTGTACAGCCGCAGCGGCGCGCCGCAGGCACTGCTGGACAAGGGCGGCGTGGCATGCGGCTCCGGCAAGGAAGTGGCCGAGGGGGCCGACGTGATCTTCCTGATGGTGCCCGATACCCCGCATGTGGAAGCGGCGCTGTTTGGCGAGGGCGGGGTTGCCGAGGGGCTCGGCGCCGGCAAGATCGTGGTCGACATGAGCTCGATCTCGCCGATCGCGACCAAGGATTTTGCTGCCCGCATCCATGCGCTCGGCTGCCAGTACCTGGATGCGCCGGTGTCCGGGGGTGAAGTCGGCGCGCGCAATGCCACGCTGTCGATCATGGTGGGCGGCGAAGAAGCGACCTTCGACAAGGTGCGTCCGCTGTTCGCGCTGATGGGCAAGAACATCACGCTGGTCGGCGACAACGGCGCCGGGCAGACCGCCAAGGTGGCCAACCAGATCATCGTGGCGCTGAACATCGAAGCGGTTGCCGAGGCCCTGTTGTTCGCCTCCAAGGCGGGCGCGGACCCGGCACGCGTGCGCGAGGCGCTGCTGGGCGGCTTCGCCTCGTCCAAGGTGCTGGAGGTGCATGGCGAGCGCATGATCAAGCGCACCTTCAATCCCGGCTTCCGCATCGGGCTGCACCAGAAGGACCTCAACCTGGCGCTGTCCAACGCGCGCGAGCTGGGTGTGTCGCTGCCCAATACGGCGACGTGCCAGGAGTTGTTCAACGCGTGCGCCAGCCATGGCGGCGCGGGCTGGGACCATTCGGCGATCGTGCGGGCGCTGGAGCTGATGGCCAATCACGAAATCGGATCCTGA
- a CDS encoding 2,4-dihydroxyacetophenone dioxygenase produces the protein MALPQVVTHQDRLLSVNIHASHEFPGSEPGSTIIPLFLDRENGVWVLYGKFEPGTTLPPHFHTGTVHFFTTKGQWNYIEYPEDPQTAGSYLYEPGGSVHTFSVPADAKEPAEGFMVVYGANVIFSEGEFQSVRDAGAIEEGILAAARKAGIPVPRYIRPKGGAEFSAD, from the coding sequence ATGGCATTGCCGCAGGTTGTCACGCACCAGGACCGGCTGTTGTCGGTCAACATCCACGCATCGCACGAGTTTCCCGGATCGGAACCAGGCTCGACCATCATTCCGCTGTTCCTCGATCGCGAGAACGGCGTCTGGGTGCTCTACGGGAAGTTCGAACCGGGCACGACGCTCCCGCCGCATTTCCACACCGGCACCGTGCACTTCTTCACGACGAAGGGGCAGTGGAACTACATCGAGTATCCCGAGGACCCGCAAACCGCAGGCAGCTACCTGTACGAACCCGGCGGCTCGGTGCATACCTTCTCCGTGCCGGCGGATGCAAAGGAGCCCGCCGAAGGCTTCATGGTTGTCTACGGCGCTAACGTGATTTTTTCGGAAGGCGAATTCCAGAGCGTCCGCGATGCCGGCGCGATCGAAGAGGGCATCCTCGCCGCCGCGCGCAAGGCCGGGATTCCCGTGCCGCGCTACATCCGTCCCAAAGGGGGCGCGGAGTTCTCCGCGGACTGA